In one window of Cytophagaceae bacterium ABcell3 DNA:
- a CDS encoding NAD(P)/FAD-dependent oxidoreductase, with protein MSVSYTEETDVLVIGAGPAGSIAASILKNEGFEVKIVEKEEFPRFVIGESLLPRCMENLEYAGLLDAVDKAGFQKKFGAKFSHVRNGHITDFDFSTQFTKGWSWTWQVKRADFDTILAKEVEKKGVKVSYKSTVTKVSFIQNHASLTTIQKEDGTFYTIKAKFIVDASGYGRVLPRLLKLDEPSDFPVRAAFFSHIKDPNRPKGSDGNRILIIDYTDGVWLWVIPFSDGTTSVGVVGDPDIINRYEGDEINQFAQWIEAVPDLKGRFSPEDIVLGPKKITGYSAAVKKLYGDGFVLTGNSTEFLDPIFSSGVTLASESSAVAAKLIARQLKGEKPDWETEYSDYLKLGVDVFRAFVKRWYDGNLQKIFFTSESNIELKSQICSVLAGYVWDLNNPFVKKHDRAILALANVLGDLKK; from the coding sequence ATGTCAGTTAGTTACACCGAGGAAACAGACGTCCTCGTAATCGGAGCGGGGCCTGCGGGAAGTATTGCCGCCTCAATATTAAAAAATGAAGGTTTTGAGGTCAAAATAGTAGAAAAAGAAGAATTCCCCAGGTTTGTTATAGGAGAAAGCCTACTACCAAGATGTATGGAAAACTTGGAATATGCTGGCCTGCTAGATGCTGTTGACAAAGCAGGGTTCCAAAAAAAATTCGGTGCTAAGTTTTCCCATGTCAGAAACGGGCATATTACTGATTTTGATTTTTCTACCCAGTTTACCAAGGGGTGGAGCTGGACTTGGCAAGTAAAAAGAGCTGATTTTGATACTATTCTTGCAAAAGAAGTAGAAAAAAAAGGCGTAAAAGTATCTTATAAGTCAACTGTTACGAAGGTTTCTTTTATCCAAAACCACGCATCTTTAACAACTATACAAAAAGAGGACGGGACTTTCTATACTATAAAAGCAAAATTTATAGTAGACGCAAGTGGATACGGACGTGTACTACCGAGGTTGCTTAAGCTAGACGAACCGTCAGACTTTCCAGTAAGAGCTGCTTTCTTCAGCCATATCAAAGACCCGAACAGGCCTAAAGGAAGTGATGGGAACAGAATTCTAATCATTGACTATACAGATGGCGTATGGTTATGGGTAATTCCATTTTCAGATGGCACTACCTCTGTAGGAGTAGTTGGCGATCCTGACATAATAAACAGGTATGAAGGAGATGAAATCAACCAATTTGCCCAATGGATAGAAGCAGTCCCCGATCTGAAAGGACGCTTCTCGCCAGAAGATATAGTTTTAGGCCCCAAAAAAATCACAGGCTATTCGGCAGCAGTAAAGAAGCTTTACGGAGATGGTTTTGTACTTACAGGCAATAGCACCGAATTTTTAGACCCTATTTTTTCCTCAGGTGTCACATTGGCGAGCGAGTCAAGTGCAGTAGCTGCAAAATTAATAGCACGGCAACTAAAAGGTGAAAAACCTGACTGGGAAACCGAATATTCAGATTACCTTAAACTAGGCGTAGATGTTTTCAGAGCATTCGTCAAAAGGTGGTATGACGGGAACCTGCAAAAAATCTTCTTTACTTCTGAGTCGAACATTGAGCTAAAAAGTCAAATTTGCTCTGTTTTAGCCGGGTATGTTTGGGATTTAAACAACCCTTTTGTAAAGAAACATGACCGGGCCATACTTGCATTAGCCAATGTTTTAGGAGACCTAAAGAAATAA
- a CDS encoding aromatic amino acid ammonia-lyase: MIELGSSSLALPDLLNALHGQKVTISEYSRKRVEESYSFLKEFSENKIIYGINTGFGPMAQYRIKEEEQEQLQYNLIRSHASGSGNILDPEYVKVSMLARLNTLSLGYSGVHSSALDVLAQLINNDITPLIFEHGGVGASGDLVQLAHLALVMIGEGEVFYKGERKPTAQVFKSLGIEPMKVKLREGLAVMNGTSIMTGIGLVNTIYAKRAIEWGLVASIMISELVDTYDDYFSEELNNAKMHIGQQKVAATIREALDKSQYVKKRSSYSYSKVTEEKFFLEKVQEYYSIRCVPQIVGAILETTEHCQKVLLEEANSANDNPIVDVKAQNVFHGGNFHGDYVALEMDKLKIAITKLSMLAERQLNFLMNPKLNDLLPPFVNMGKLGFNFGMQGVQFTATSTTAENQMLSNPMYVHSIPNNNDNQDIVSMGTNAAICSKKVIDNTFEVLSIGLISIVQALSALEKTEGLSPLSAKTFGDIREIVPAFVEDYPIYKDLKKVKNHLMNINPIGI, encoded by the coding sequence ATGATAGAACTTGGTTCTTCTTCGTTGGCGCTTCCCGACTTGCTCAATGCGCTGCATGGGCAAAAGGTAACAATCTCAGAGTATTCCAGAAAACGGGTAGAGGAAAGCTATAGTTTTTTGAAAGAGTTTTCTGAGAATAAGATTATTTACGGTATAAATACTGGTTTTGGCCCAATGGCACAGTATCGTATTAAGGAAGAAGAGCAAGAGCAACTTCAGTATAACCTCATTCGAAGCCATGCATCAGGATCTGGCAATATCCTTGATCCTGAATATGTAAAAGTTTCTATGCTGGCCAGGTTGAATACCCTTTCTTTAGGTTATTCAGGTGTTCACTCTTCAGCTCTTGATGTATTGGCTCAATTAATTAATAATGACATTACCCCACTTATCTTTGAGCATGGAGGTGTAGGGGCCAGTGGCGATTTGGTACAACTTGCCCATCTTGCCCTTGTTATGATAGGAGAGGGGGAGGTTTTTTATAAAGGTGAGCGCAAACCCACTGCGCAAGTTTTTAAGAGTCTTGGCATAGAGCCAATGAAGGTAAAGCTAAGAGAGGGACTTGCCGTCATGAACGGTACCAGTATAATGACGGGTATTGGCCTTGTAAATACCATTTATGCAAAAAGGGCTATAGAATGGGGTCTTGTTGCGTCCATTATGATCAGTGAGCTGGTCGATACGTATGATGACTACTTTTCTGAAGAACTCAACAATGCAAAGATGCATATTGGCCAGCAGAAAGTGGCAGCAACAATAAGGGAAGCCCTTGACAAAAGCCAATATGTCAAAAAAAGATCATCGTACTCTTATAGTAAAGTTACAGAAGAGAAGTTTTTTTTGGAGAAAGTTCAGGAGTACTATTCCATTAGGTGTGTGCCACAGATTGTAGGCGCAATTCTTGAAACTACGGAACACTGTCAAAAAGTACTGCTTGAGGAGGCAAATTCGGCAAATGACAATCCTATAGTGGACGTAAAAGCTCAAAATGTTTTTCACGGAGGTAATTTTCATGGCGACTACGTAGCACTGGAAATGGATAAGCTAAAGATTGCCATTACAAAGTTATCTATGCTTGCAGAGAGACAGTTGAATTTTTTAATGAATCCTAAGTTGAATGATTTACTTCCGCCTTTTGTTAATATGGGGAAGCTAGGCTTTAATTTCGGTATGCAAGGTGTGCAGTTTACGGCCACTTCTACCACAGCCGAAAACCAGATGCTTTCGAACCCAATGTATGTGCATAGTATCCCGAACAACAATGACAACCAAGATATCGTAAGTATGGGAACGAATGCGGCAATATGTTCAAAAAAAGTTATAGATAACACTTTTGAGGTATTGTCTATAGGACTTATTTCCATTGTACAAGCCCTAAGTGCTTTAGAGAAAACGGAGGGGCTGTCTCCTTTATCTGCCAAAACTTTTGGGGATATCCGAGAAATAGTCCCAGCATTTGTAGAAGATTATCCTATTTATAAGGATTTGAAAAAGGTTAAAAATCATCTGATGAATATAAACCCAATAGGTATTTAA
- the fabG gene encoding 3-oxoacyl-ACP reductase FabG: MKYALVTGGSRGIGRAICLKLAEQGYNILINYLSNQSAAEETLKLVKEKGVEATLMKFDVSDREEVRKVIEGWYNEHKDDSIEVLINNSGIKKDNLMVWMKDEEWDDVLNISLGGFYNVTKPVLQEMIKGKYGRIVNVVSLSGVKGLPGQTNYSASKAAVIGATKALSQEVGRRNITVNAVAPGFIKTEMIEGIDEAQYKSHIPLKRFGTAEEVADLVGFLSSPNASYITGEVICITGGLY, encoded by the coding sequence ATGAAATATGCATTGGTGACCGGCGGGTCTAGGGGGATAGGTAGGGCTATTTGCCTAAAACTTGCCGAACAAGGTTACAATATTTTAATAAACTACCTGTCTAATCAGTCGGCGGCTGAAGAAACATTGAAACTGGTTAAGGAAAAAGGCGTAGAAGCTACATTAATGAAGTTTGATGTTTCTGATAGAGAAGAGGTACGGAAAGTAATAGAAGGGTGGTATAATGAACACAAAGATGACTCCATAGAAGTTTTGATAAACAACTCCGGTATTAAAAAAGACAATCTCATGGTGTGGATGAAAGATGAGGAATGGGATGATGTTTTGAATATTAGTTTGGGAGGTTTTTACAATGTTACCAAGCCGGTGCTTCAGGAAATGATTAAAGGCAAATATGGAAGGATTGTCAATGTTGTTTCTTTGTCAGGTGTAAAAGGTTTGCCCGGCCAAACTAATTACTCAGCTTCTAAAGCGGCTGTCATTGGTGCTACGAAGGCTTTGAGCCAAGAAGTTGGCAGACGAAATATTACCGTTAACGCAGTAGCCCCTGGTTTTATCAAAACTGAAATGATAGAAGGAATTGATGAAGCTCAGTATAAGTCTCATATTCCTCTAAAGCGATTTGGAACTGCAGAAGAAGTAGCTGACCTTGTGGGCTTTTTAAGTTCTCCGAACGCTTCATATATCACAGGCGAGGTAATATGCATAACGGGAGGGCTTTATTGA
- a CDS encoding MMPL family transporter encodes MKNLFHNLYLLIQKYKGVAAAFFGLFIAGCFYLVSTLKLEENIINVIPKDDNLTKISEVLEGFKINNRLVFHIYTKDSLSSPEHLIEHSTIFADSLRQKYPELIQNIQISFSDQHLETLYSLYSEKLPIYLTAEDYEQINQKITSEGLENTLKKNYKALVSPLSIVNKKMLINDPLGIVNLPLQKSSTFQTDENIKLYQNHLLSQDQKHLIFFVELANPPNETSNNGKLIKGINRQIEAFSDTSPDFNIEYFGQTAIAVANANQIKEDIFITISLALIVLFLFISFFYRNMFIFFIGITPGLFGALVALAVLALVKGTVSTISLGVGSILLGITIDYSLHLFTHYKDHKEASTLFRDLNTPLLISSLTTAAAFLSLIFLHSEALADFGIFAGVSVLAGSIYTLTVLPHFIIRKNNKTATKENPQNFIEKTVSAIAEYPFFKAKWSLLLLLFLSVASLFTWKNYAFEDDMNRLHYMPPELAAYEENINRISTFSANTVFAITSGQNLEDALEKELKTREKLEKLKDQGNIFSYTSVNDLVPAPSVQRERLHQWNSYWQEHNADSVYTSFISKASQTGFKADGFSTFETLLKNTYAPLEQEHIEKIFSVFGDDYIVSQNGKVSVISTIKTTTEHKASVINVLEELDAALAFDKSYLTSSLIRLLQEDFNKLVNISLIVVFLIIFITYGRIEVTLVIFTPILVSWLWILGIMGFFDLRFNIVNIVVCTFIFGLGVDYSIFTTRGYLQDAAKGLKTILSYKKSIILSAVTTLLSIGVLAFARHPALQSIALLAIIGITSVTFITFTLQPLLYNFLIIKRKQKGLIPYTFKSLFLSSFAFVYFLTGCLILSLIRAVFYLPILPSRRKKLIYHHVIRVFCSSLVYIMRNVNISIVGKSLADFSKPSVIIANHHSFLDILLMLMLHHKVVMVTNDWVYNSPFFGSVVKYADFISTTVGVEEQVGKIEKLIEEGYSIVIFPEGTRSNTAEIGRFHKGALFLAQHFKLDIQPVILHGTSYTMPKSDGFYLKSGNITVKFLPRIAYGSELFGSGYSEATKKISRYFKSEYKTLRMEQENPLYYKETILKNYLYKGPVLEWYLKVKFRLEGYYLLLHELIPAEAKIYDIGCGYGLISYSLAFSSSKRHIIGIDYDQDKIETAANCPVKPSGLSFIHADVTGFSFEKADVFIISDLLHYLLCEEQMKLLKKIIDNLPDHGMIIIRDGNSSNTKLHKRTALTEVFSTRYGFNKTQNSFCYISDKMVQSFAENNNLSLKTIDNTKYTSNTLFILEKSGNGKV; translated from the coding sequence ATGAAAAACCTTTTCCATAACCTTTACCTTTTAATTCAAAAATACAAAGGGGTTGCTGCGGCTTTTTTCGGCTTGTTCATCGCAGGCTGCTTTTACCTAGTAAGTACATTAAAGCTTGAAGAGAATATCATCAATGTCATTCCTAAGGACGACAACCTTACTAAGATAAGTGAGGTGTTGGAAGGTTTTAAGATTAACAACCGTTTGGTATTTCATATATACACCAAAGATTCTCTATCCTCGCCAGAACATTTAATAGAGCACAGTACTATTTTCGCCGATAGCCTGAGGCAAAAGTATCCCGAACTTATCCAAAACATCCAAATAAGCTTTTCAGATCAACACCTGGAAACCCTTTACAGCTTATACTCAGAAAAACTACCCATCTACCTGACAGCAGAAGATTATGAACAAATCAACCAAAAAATCACTTCTGAAGGGTTAGAAAATACTTTAAAGAAAAACTACAAAGCCCTTGTTTCCCCTCTTAGCATTGTGAACAAAAAAATGCTAATCAACGATCCGCTGGGCATAGTAAACTTGCCACTCCAAAAAAGCAGTACCTTTCAGACAGATGAAAACATTAAGCTTTATCAAAACCATCTGCTATCTCAAGACCAAAAACACTTGATCTTTTTTGTAGAGCTTGCAAACCCGCCCAACGAAACTTCTAATAACGGTAAACTTATTAAAGGGATAAACCGTCAGATTGAAGCTTTTTCTGATACGAGTCCTGATTTTAATATAGAGTATTTTGGCCAAACTGCTATTGCCGTTGCCAACGCCAACCAAATTAAAGAGGATATTTTCATCACTATTTCACTAGCCCTCATTGTACTGTTTCTGTTTATATCATTTTTTTACAGAAACATGTTCATTTTTTTTATTGGAATTACCCCTGGACTATTCGGAGCATTGGTTGCTCTAGCAGTACTTGCCTTAGTAAAAGGAACAGTTTCTACAATTTCTTTAGGAGTAGGATCTATTTTATTGGGCATAACCATAGACTATTCCCTGCACTTATTTACCCATTACAAAGACCACAAGGAAGCCAGTACATTGTTTAGAGACCTGAATACGCCACTTCTGATTAGCAGCCTTACCACTGCAGCGGCTTTTTTGTCACTGATATTTCTACATTCAGAAGCCCTTGCCGATTTTGGCATCTTTGCTGGAGTTAGTGTTTTAGCAGGTTCTATTTATACCCTCACAGTGCTCCCTCATTTTATTATAAGGAAAAACAATAAAACAGCAACAAAAGAAAACCCTCAAAACTTTATTGAGAAAACCGTGTCTGCTATTGCAGAATACCCATTTTTTAAAGCTAAATGGTCTTTGCTTTTATTGTTGTTCCTTTCCGTTGCCAGTTTGTTTACATGGAAAAACTACGCTTTTGAGGATGACATGAACCGGCTTCACTATATGCCACCAGAGCTAGCTGCATACGAAGAGAACATTAACCGCATTTCTACCTTTTCGGCCAATACCGTTTTTGCCATCACATCCGGGCAGAATTTAGAAGATGCTTTGGAAAAAGAGCTGAAAACACGAGAAAAGCTAGAAAAACTTAAAGATCAGGGAAATATTTTTTCTTACACCTCTGTCAATGATCTTGTGCCAGCGCCATCTGTTCAGCGGGAGCGGTTGCACCAGTGGAACAGCTATTGGCAGGAGCATAATGCAGACTCAGTATACACTTCATTTATTTCTAAAGCCTCTCAAACTGGCTTTAAAGCAGATGGATTCTCTACCTTTGAGACGCTGTTAAAGAACACTTATGCACCATTGGAGCAAGAACATATCGAGAAAATATTTTCTGTATTTGGAGATGACTATATCGTTAGCCAAAATGGCAAAGTATCAGTCATTTCTACCATAAAAACCACCACAGAGCATAAAGCCTCAGTAATAAATGTATTAGAGGAGCTGGACGCCGCTTTGGCATTTGACAAAAGCTATCTTACATCAAGCTTAATCCGTCTTCTTCAGGAAGATTTCAACAAATTAGTTAATATATCGCTGATCGTTGTTTTCCTGATTATATTTATAACATACGGCAGAATTGAAGTAACCCTTGTGATATTCACTCCAATATTAGTAAGCTGGTTATGGATTTTAGGCATTATGGGCTTTTTTGACTTACGGTTCAACATAGTCAATATTGTTGTTTGCACGTTCATTTTTGGGCTTGGGGTAGACTACAGCATATTTACCACCCGCGGGTACTTGCAAGACGCAGCCAAAGGGCTAAAAACCATACTATCGTATAAAAAATCAATTATACTTTCAGCCGTAACAACCTTATTAAGCATCGGAGTATTGGCATTTGCACGACATCCAGCGCTACAATCTATTGCCCTGCTGGCTATTATCGGGATTACCTCTGTAACCTTTATTACATTTACCCTTCAGCCACTCCTTTATAACTTTTTAATAATAAAGAGGAAACAGAAAGGGCTTATTCCCTATACTTTTAAATCATTGTTTCTTTCCTCCTTCGCTTTTGTTTATTTTCTGACTGGTTGCCTTATACTCTCATTGATAAGAGCGGTGTTTTACCTACCTATTCTGCCTTCCAGGCGCAAAAAGCTCATTTACCATCATGTTATTAGAGTCTTCTGTAGCTCTCTTGTCTATATCATGAGAAACGTAAATATCAGCATTGTAGGAAAATCGCTTGCTGACTTTTCTAAGCCCTCTGTGATTATTGCCAACCACCACTCTTTTTTAGATATTCTACTAATGCTCATGTTACACCATAAAGTGGTAATGGTAACTAACGACTGGGTATACAATTCTCCATTTTTCGGATCAGTAGTCAAATACGCAGATTTTATTTCAACCACCGTTGGTGTAGAAGAGCAGGTGGGCAAAATTGAAAAGCTTATTGAAGAAGGGTACTCAATAGTTATTTTCCCAGAAGGGACAAGGTCTAACACTGCCGAAATCGGGCGTTTTCACAAAGGTGCACTCTTCTTAGCTCAGCACTTTAAACTCGATATCCAGCCTGTCATTCTCCATGGCACAAGCTATACAATGCCTAAAAGTGATGGTTTTTATTTAAAAAGTGGGAATATTACGGTAAAATTCCTTCCTCGGATTGCCTATGGTTCAGAGCTGTTTGGCTCGGGATATTCTGAAGCGACAAAAAAGATCAGTAGGTATTTCAAAAGTGAATACAAAACCCTCAGGATGGAGCAGGAAAATCCACTTTATTATAAAGAAACAATCTTAAAAAATTACCTTTACAAAGGCCCTGTCTTAGAATGGTACCTAAAAGTTAAATTCCGGCTGGAAGGTTATTACCTATTACTTCATGAGCTAATTCCAGCAGAAGCAAAAATTTACGATATCGGTTGCGGATATGGGCTAATCTCTTATTCTTTGGCATTTTCTTCTTCAAAAAGACATATTATAGGCATTGACTATGACCAAGACAAAATAGAAACAGCAGCCAATTGCCCGGTTAAGCCTTCTGGCTTATCGTTTATTCATGCCGATGTAACAGGTTTTTCTTTTGAAAAAGCTGACGTTTTTATAATAAGCGACCTATTGCATTACCTGCTTTGTGAAGAGCAAATGAAGTTATTGAAAAAAATAATAGACAACTTACCTGACCATGGGATGATAATCATACGTGATGGAAACAGTAGCAATACCAAGCTGCACAAAAGAACAGCGCTCACAGAGGTTTTTTCCACTCGGTATGGTTTTAACAAAACCCAAAATAGCTTTTGCTATATTTCTGATAAAATGGTACAAAGTTTTGCAGAAAACAATAACCTGTCTTTAAAAACTATAGACAATACAAAATACACATCAAACACTTTATTTATTCTGGAAAAGAGCGGCAATGGAAAAGTATGA